In one Siniperca chuatsi isolate FFG_IHB_CAS linkage group LG14, ASM2008510v1, whole genome shotgun sequence genomic region, the following are encoded:
- the ubl3a gene encoding ubiquitin-like protein 3a, translated as MTGSTPADMINLRLILVSGKTKEFLFSPNDSAADIAKHVYDNWPMDWEEEQVSSPNILRLIYQGRFLHGNVTLGALKLPLGKTTVMHLVARETLPEPNSQGQRNREKTGESNCCIIL; from the exons ATAAACCTGCGGCTTATTTTAGTCAGTGGGAAGACGAAAGAATTCCTCTTCTCTCCCAACGACTCTGCAGCAGACATTGCCAAACATGTCTATGACAACTGGCCGATGG ACTGGGAGGAAGAGCAGGTCAGCAGCCCTAACATCCTGAGGCTGATCTACCAGGGCCGTTTTCTACACGGCAACGTAACACTAGGAg CTCTCAAACTGCCCTTGGGGAAGACCACAGTGATGCATTTAGTTGCCAGAGAGACTTTGCCTGAGCCAAATTCCCAAG gtCAGAGGAATCGAGAGAAGACCGGGGAGAGTAACTGCTGCATCATTCTGTAA